The following are from one region of the Ignavibacteriota bacterium genome:
- a CDS encoding bifunctional metallophosphatase/5'-nucleotidase has translation MFVLFELILLFFTLQTVSSAQVVNIKIIETSDVHGALLPFDLVNNISTTSSLAQVYTYVQSQRNKESQQVILLDNGDLIQGDPISYYYNFINETGRNVFADALNFMNYDAATIGNHDIETGHEVYDKFRNEINMPWLAANTTNINTGETYFEPYTIIERSGIRVAVLGLTTPGVTSWLPEKLWSGIMFEDMIESAERWVEIIKEKEKPDLLVGLFHSGVDYTYDGEDENTYKNENASQLVAERVSGFDIVFVGHDHQGWNFKTTNVSGDSVLILGPTSRARNIAVADIQFEYDRSSSKWIRKNIAGEIIETKNYKPDDSFMNKFMMNLNIVKNYVTKPIGRFTKSISSRESLFGPSAFVDLIHKIQLDITNADISFTAPLSFDTEIDSGWVYVKDVFKLYHYENFLYTMKLSGEEIKNYLEFSYGGWFNQMKNENDDLILFKKDENGNIKYSDRYGIPETEERFYNYSSAAGLNYIVDVSKPAGDRITINSLSDGKLFYPDSIYLTAINSYRGSGGGGHLTRGAEIPLEDLPGRIVSSTEKEFRHSMIQWIEENKIITPEIISSWRVVPEDWWKKGKEKDYQILFK, from the coding sequence ATGTTTGTTTTGTTTGAGTTGATTCTACTTTTCTTTACACTGCAAACCGTTTCTTCTGCACAGGTTGTTAATATTAAAATAATCGAAACAAGCGATGTCCACGGTGCTTTATTACCTTTTGATTTAGTTAACAATATTTCAACTACAAGTTCACTTGCCCAGGTTTATACTTATGTACAATCGCAAAGAAATAAAGAAAGCCAGCAGGTAATTTTGCTTGATAATGGTGATTTGATTCAGGGAGATCCAATTTCTTATTACTATAATTTTATTAATGAAACCGGACGAAATGTATTCGCCGATGCTTTAAATTTTATGAACTATGACGCCGCAACAATCGGAAATCACGATATCGAAACGGGTCATGAAGTTTATGATAAATTCAGAAATGAAATTAATATGCCCTGGCTTGCAGCGAATACAACGAATATTAATACCGGGGAAACGTACTTTGAACCTTACACAATTATTGAGAGAAGCGGTATCCGTGTTGCCGTTCTTGGGTTAACGACGCCCGGCGTGACAAGCTGGCTGCCCGAAAAACTCTGGTCGGGTATTATGTTTGAGGATATGATTGAATCTGCTGAAAGGTGGGTTGAGATAATTAAGGAAAAAGAAAAACCTGACCTTCTTGTGGGATTATTTCATTCTGGTGTTGATTATACTTATGACGGAGAAGATGAAAACACTTACAAAAATGAAAACGCATCACAGCTTGTCGCCGAGAGGGTTTCTGGTTTCGATATTGTTTTCGTCGGTCACGATCATCAGGGATGGAATTTTAAAACAACTAACGTCAGTGGAGACAGCGTTTTAATCCTTGGTCCAACCTCAAGGGCAAGAAATATTGCCGTTGCTGATATTCAATTTGAATATGACCGCTCGTCATCAAAATGGATCAGAAAAAACATCGCGGGCGAAATTATCGAAACTAAAAATTATAAACCCGATGATTCTTTTATGAATAAGTTCATGATGAATCTTAACATTGTAAAAAATTATGTGACCAAACCAATCGGACGGTTTACAAAAAGTATTTCGTCAAGGGAATCTTTGTTCGGACCATCTGCGTTCGTCGATTTAATTCATAAAATACAATTAGACATTACAAACGCAGACATATCGTTCACTGCGCCGTTGTCATTCGATACTGAAATTGACTCGGGCTGGGTTTATGTGAAGGATGTTTTTAAACTATATCACTATGAAAATTTTCTATATACTATGAAACTATCCGGCGAAGAAATTAAAAACTATCTCGAATTCTCCTACGGCGGCTGGTTCAATCAAATGAAAAATGAAAATGATGACCTGATTCTTTTTAAAAAAGATGAAAACGGAAACATTAAATATTCTGACAGATACGGAATACCTGAAACCGAAGAAAGATTTTATAACTATTCTTCCGCAGCAGGATTAAATTATATTGTAGATGTTTCAAAACCAGCAGGAGATAGAATAACAATAAACTCTTTATCGGATGGAAAATTATTTTACCCCGATTCTATTTATCTGACTGCGATTAATTCTTACCGCGGAAGCGGAGGAGGAGGTCACCTAACCCGCGGAGCGGAGATTCCTCTGGAAGATTTACCAGGTAGAATTGTTTCATCAACAGAAAAAGAATTCCGACATTCAATGATTCAATGGATTGAAGAAAATAAAATAATCACTCCTGAAATCATAAGTTCATGGCGAGTCGTTCCTGAAGACTGGTGGAAAAAAGGGAAAGAAAAGGATTATCAAATACTATTTAAATAA
- a CDS encoding aminotransferase class I/II-fold pyridoxal phosphate-dependent enzyme has product MHNQNSFFDLSLNLNVRGMSLSATLYINELSNKLKEQGTKIYRFGLGYSPFPVPQIVVEELRANAFQKDYQQVKGLLSLREAVADYHSRRNDLQCNAENILIGPGSKELMFLLQFVYYGDILIPTPSWVSYAPQAKIIGRQIVWINKKENHRWRLLPDDLHRICMSDPSRPRLVILNYPSNPTGVTYRKEELEELASVARKFRVIVLSDEIYGELDFSGTHTSIARFYPEGTIISGGLSKWCGAGGWRLGTFTFPDSLKNLIDTMAAVASETFTATSAPIQYAAVKAFKGGIEIERYLWNARKILKALGEKIRGVLTSADIVCPEPDGAFYLFCNFNNYADKLRAKNIFTSAEMTTKLLEETGVAILPGSVFGRPESEFTARLAYVDFDGSRALAAAETFSPEDQITDEFLTIYCSPIIDGVEKIAAWIKSI; this is encoded by the coding sequence ATGCATAACCAAAATTCTTTTTTTGATCTAAGCCTTAATCTTAATGTGCGGGGCATGTCCCTGTCAGCAACTCTTTACATTAATGAGTTATCAAATAAACTTAAGGAACAGGGGACAAAAATTTACAGGTTCGGACTTGGTTATTCGCCATTTCCGGTTCCCCAAATTGTTGTTGAGGAATTACGTGCAAACGCATTTCAGAAAGATTATCAGCAAGTAAAGGGTCTGCTTTCATTGAGAGAAGCCGTTGCAGATTATCATTCAAGAAGAAACGATCTTCAATGTAATGCTGAAAATATTTTAATCGGGCCCGGCTCAAAAGAATTGATGTTTCTTCTTCAATTTGTTTATTACGGAGATATACTTATTCCAACACCAAGCTGGGTTTCTTATGCACCGCAGGCAAAAATAATCGGAAGACAAATTGTGTGGATCAACAAGAAAGAAAATCACAGATGGAGATTACTGCCGGATGATTTACACAGAATTTGTATGTCTGATCCTTCACGACCACGTTTGGTAATTTTAAACTATCCTTCAAATCCAACCGGTGTTACATACAGAAAAGAAGAATTGGAAGAACTGGCTTCGGTAGCAAGAAAATTCCGTGTTATTGTTTTATCGGATGAAATTTATGGAGAACTAGATTTTAGTGGAACCCATACTTCGATTGCCAGGTTTTATCCGGAAGGAACTATTATTTCGGGAGGTTTGAGTAAATGGTGCGGCGCCGGCGGCTGGAGACTTGGCACATTTACTTTTCCTGATTCTCTAAAGAATTTAATTGATACAATGGCTGCGGTTGCAAGTGAAACATTCACCGCTACCAGTGCACCAATTCAATATGCGGCTGTGAAAGCTTTCAAAGGTGGAATTGAAATCGAAAGATATTTGTGGAATGCAAGGAAGATTCTGAAAGCACTTGGTGAGAAAATTCGTGGTGTTCTTACTTCTGCTGATATTGTATGCCCTGAGCCCGACGGTGCGTTTTATCTTTTCTGCAATTTTAATAATTATGCGGACAAACTCAGAGCAAAAAATATTTTTACCAGCGCGGAGATGACTACAAAATTACTTGAGGAAACCGGCGTTGCTATTCTTCCCGGTAGTGTTTTTGGCAGACCCGAATCAGAATTTACTGCAAGACTTGCTTATGTTGATTTTGATGGATCCCGTGCTCTTGCCGCAGCAGAAACTTTCAGTCCCGAAGATCAGATTACAGATGAATTTTTGACCATCTACTGCTCGCCGATAATTGACGGTGTAGAAAAAATTGCTGCCTGGATAAAATCAATTTAA
- a CDS encoding lysine 2,3-aminomutase has product MTYKSYMLHNYKSIPQVANLSDELIEAIDVVGSVLPFKTNNYVVENLIDWKKVPDDPIFTLTFPRKNMLREHHYIIIKNVISNGASKSEIKEAANKIRLELNPQPAGQLDHNVPQMNGEKVFGMQHKYRETILFFPGQGQTCHAYCTFCFRWPQFVGMDELKFASKQAEILSEYISQNQEVTDVLFTGGDPLITKTKILETYIRPLLESNLKHLRHIRIGTKALAYWPFRFLADDDADDLLRLFSDVKKAGKHLAFMAHFNHPVELKPPAVKQAIDRILKTGAVIRTQSPVLKHINDSPKLWAEMWQKQVALGCIPYYMFVARNTGADHYFSLPLVDVWKLFREAYQSVSGICRSVRGPSMSCLPGKMQILGVNEIGDETVFTMRFIQGRGSDWVAKSFFTRFDENATWYTDLKPAFGEDKFFFTDELNNILKPNETEIDFE; this is encoded by the coding sequence ATGACATATAAATCCTATATGCTGCACAATTATAAAAGTATTCCACAGGTTGCAAATCTTTCTGATGAATTAATTGAAGCAATTGATGTGGTTGGATCTGTTCTGCCGTTTAAAACAAATAATTATGTTGTTGAAAATCTTATTGATTGGAAAAAGGTTCCTGATGATCCGATTTTTACTTTAACTTTTCCCCGTAAAAACATGCTTCGTGAACATCACTACATTATTATAAAGAATGTTATTTCAAACGGCGCATCAAAAAGTGAAATAAAGGAAGCCGCAAATAAAATCAGGCTGGAACTTAATCCTCAGCCAGCAGGACAGCTTGATCACAATGTCCCGCAAATGAACGGAGAAAAAGTTTTCGGCATGCAGCATAAATACAGAGAAACTATTTTGTTCTTCCCGGGGCAGGGACAAACCTGTCATGCATACTGCACTTTTTGTTTTCGATGGCCGCAGTTTGTAGGAATGGACGAATTGAAATTCGCATCAAAGCAGGCGGAGATTCTTTCAGAATATATTTCTCAAAATCAGGAGGTAACTGATGTCCTCTTCACTGGTGGCGATCCATTAATTACGAAAACCAAAATTCTTGAAACATATATCCGCCCGCTTCTTGAAAGTAACTTAAAACATCTCCGTCATATCCGTATCGGGACAAAAGCTTTGGCATACTGGCCATTCCGGTTTCTTGCAGATGATGATGCTGATGATTTATTGCGGCTTTTTAGTGATGTAAAAAAAGCCGGGAAACATCTTGCCTTTATGGCTCATTTTAATCATCCGGTTGAACTAAAACCTCCGGCTGTTAAACAAGCAATCGACAGAATTTTAAAAACCGGTGCAGTTATAAGAACGCAATCTCCAGTACTAAAGCACATAAATGATTCACCGAAACTTTGGGCTGAGATGTGGCAAAAGCAGGTTGCTCTTGGATGCATTCCTTATTATATGTTTGTGGCGAGAAATACCGGCGCAGATCATTATTTTTCTCTCCCCCTGGTTGATGTCTGGAAACTGTTCAGAGAAGCGTATCAATCTGTTAGCGGGATTTGCAGATCAGTGCGTGGACCAAGTATGTCCTGTCTTCCCGGTAAAATGCAGATACTTGGAGTTAATGAAATTGGCGATGAAACGGTTTTCACAATGCGATTTATTCAAGGCAGAGGATCTGATTGGGTGGCTAAATCTTTCTTTACCCGGTTTGATGAGAATGCAACGTGGTACACCGATCTCAAGCCTGCATTTGGTGAAGATAAATTTTTCTTTACGGATGAGCTAAACAATATTCTTAAACCTAATGAAACCGAAATAGATTTCGAATAA
- the hemH gene encoding ferrochelatase, whose amino-acid sequence MQHKTAVLLINLGTPDSSSTGDVRKYLFEFLNDPRVIDMPAIARTILVNLIIVPFRAPKSAKVYQDLWANNGLPNGIKESPILYYGKSVREKLQNALGNEFDVYLAMRYKNPSIENVLADIYKKNYEKLLVIPLFPQYASATTGSVIEKVMKLVSKWWVIPEVKFVNQFYDGKGYIDAIVEQSKKYEPADYDHILFSYHGLPLRQVDKVHKDGAGCEKHNCETEINDANQFCYKATCYATTRLIAQRLNLSKEKYTVCFQSRLDKDWLEPFADKMIVDQAKKGAKKLLIFSPAFVADCLETLIEIGVEYQKLFEEHGGEKVQLVESLNDHPLWIETLKGMVLKYCK is encoded by the coding sequence ATGCAACATAAAACAGCCGTTCTTCTTATAAATCTGGGAACACCTGACAGCTCATCAACAGGCGATGTAAGAAAATATCTTTTTGAATTTTTAAATGATCCACGAGTAATTGATATGCCTGCAATTGCCAGAACAATACTTGTGAATTTAATTATTGTTCCGTTTCGTGCCCCAAAGTCGGCAAAAGTTTACCAGGACCTTTGGGCGAATAATGGATTACCTAATGGAATAAAAGAATCACCGATACTTTATTACGGAAAATCTGTTCGGGAGAAATTACAAAACGCACTTGGAAATGAATTTGATGTTTACCTTGCCATGAGATATAAAAATCCGTCAATTGAAAATGTCCTCGCAGATATTTACAAAAAAAATTATGAGAAACTTTTGGTTATACCACTATTTCCACAATATGCCTCGGCAACAACCGGATCGGTTATCGAAAAAGTAATGAAGCTTGTAAGCAAGTGGTGGGTTATTCCCGAAGTAAAATTCGTCAACCAGTTTTATGATGGCAAAGGATATATTGATGCCATTGTTGAACAATCGAAGAAATATGAACCTGCTGATTATGATCATATATTATTCAGCTATCACGGACTCCCTCTCCGGCAAGTTGATAAAGTTCATAAAGATGGAGCCGGCTGCGAAAAGCACAATTGTGAAACGGAAATAAACGATGCAAATCAATTTTGTTACAAAGCAACTTGTTATGCAACAACAAGACTAATTGCCCAAAGGTTAAATCTATCAAAAGAAAAATATACTGTTTGCTTTCAATCAAGATTAGATAAGGACTGGCTCGAACCTTTTGCTGATAAGATGATAGTTGACCAGGCAAAAAAAGGAGCGAAAAAATTATTGATTTTCAGTCCGGCATTTGTTGCCGATTGCCTGGAAACACTAATTGAGATTGGTGTTGAATATCAAAAATTATTTGAAGAACACGGCGGGGAAAAAGTTCAACTTGTTGAAAGCTTAAATGATCATCCACTGTGGATTGAAACGTTAAAAGGAATGGTTTTAAAATATTGCAAATGA
- a CDS encoding NADH dehydrogenase subunit codes for MTLHEKILNAGVVGAGGAGFPSHIKAKNKVDFVIANGAECEPLIHKDYELMLNFPKEIVHGFELLMESTSAKKSFFGIKEKNEKVILAISKHLNGKTELTKLGDFYPSGDEFELVYASTGRLIPPAGIPLDIGCVVNNVETLYNISLAQKNISVTKKFICVAGAVKKPSSFFVPIGTSFKDVLEFAGGIKTKDFGIFVGGVMMGYLTFDLNEVVKKTTAGLIVLPKDHYLIKRKNQPEHNWHRIGKSACDQCSYCTEFCPRYLLGYQVEPHKVMRSLGFTKTGAAVWNQMAELCCSCGLCTLYACPEDLYPKEVCNKAKIEMREADVKFIQQKPVKVHPIKDGRRVPLSQLIMKLKLQDYDVEAPFNPENISVKKVRIPLQQHIGKPALPVVKKGDKVDAGQLIGKVPEGELGANIHSSINGKVKEVTTENIFIES; via the coding sequence ATGACACTTCATGAAAAAATATTAAACGCAGGAGTCGTCGGCGCAGGCGGTGCTGGATTTCCATCTCACATAAAAGCGAAAAACAAAGTTGATTTTGTTATTGCAAATGGTGCTGAATGTGAGCCACTTATTCATAAAGATTATGAACTAATGTTAAACTTTCCAAAAGAAATTGTTCACGGGTTTGAATTGCTGATGGAGAGCACCTCAGCAAAAAAAAGTTTTTTCGGTATAAAAGAAAAAAATGAAAAGGTAATTTTGGCAATAAGCAAACACCTGAATGGGAAAACAGAATTAACAAAACTCGGTGATTTTTATCCTTCCGGAGATGAATTCGAATTAGTATATGCATCAACCGGCAGATTAATTCCTCCGGCAGGAATTCCGCTTGATATTGGATGCGTGGTTAATAATGTGGAAACACTTTACAACATTTCTCTTGCTCAAAAAAATATTTCGGTTACAAAGAAATTTATTTGTGTTGCCGGAGCGGTAAAAAAACCATCTTCGTTTTTTGTTCCCATTGGAACAAGCTTTAAAGATGTGCTTGAATTTGCTGGCGGAATCAAAACAAAAGATTTTGGAATATTTGTTGGCGGCGTGATGATGGGCTATCTTACTTTTGATTTAAATGAAGTTGTTAAGAAAACTACAGCCGGACTTATTGTTCTTCCAAAGGATCACTATCTAATCAAAAGAAAAAATCAACCGGAACATAACTGGCATCGGATTGGAAAATCTGCATGCGATCAATGCAGTTATTGCACCGAGTTTTGTCCGCGCTATTTACTCGGCTATCAGGTTGAGCCGCATAAAGTTATGAGATCACTTGGTTTTACAAAAACAGGTGCCGCCGTATGGAATCAGATGGCAGAACTTTGCTGTTCCTGCGGACTTTGCACTCTCTATGCCTGCCCAGAAGATCTTTATCCCAAAGAAGTCTGTAATAAAGCAAAAATTGAGATGAGAGAAGCTGATGTAAAATTCATTCAGCAGAAACCGGTGAAAGTTCATCCGATTAAAGATGGCAGAAGAGTTCCTCTTTCACAATTAATAATGAAATTAAAGCTTCAGGATTATGATGTTGAAGCGCCATTCAATCCGGAAAATATATCAGTTAAAAAAGTCAGAATTCCGCTTCAACAACATATTGGAAAACCAGCACTGCCTGTTGTAAAAAAAGGCGATAAAGTGGATGCCGGACAGTTAATCGGTAAAGTTCCCGAGGGTGAACTGGGAGCGAATATTCATTCGTCAATAAACGGGAAAGTTAAAGAAGTAACGACAGAAAATATTTTTATTGAGTCATAA
- a CDS encoding BMC domain-containing protein codes for MITRNSIGLIEMGSIASGIQAADIMLKTSEVELMISRTICSGKYMTLIAGDVAAVTSAVDNAVNIIGFGVIDQFVIPNVHPTIFPAIAGHNNIQMLESLGIVESYSVASLIEAADAAVKSAKVELVELRLAMALGGKAFFSVTGDVAAVTSAVDAGAKVVSEKGLLVNKVIIANPRQELLSEMI; via the coding sequence ATGATCACAAGAAATTCAATCGGATTAATCGAAATGGGAAGCATTGCTTCCGGAATACAAGCTGCAGACATTATGCTTAAAACTTCCGAAGTAGAACTAATGATTTCAAGAACTATCTGTTCCGGAAAATATATGACTTTGATAGCTGGCGATGTTGCAGCAGTAACTTCGGCAGTTGATAATGCCGTGAACATAATCGGATTTGGAGTGATTGATCAATTTGTAATTCCGAATGTTCATCCGACAATATTTCCAGCGATAGCCGGACACAATAATATACAAATGCTTGAATCACTCGGAATAGTAGAATCATATTCAGTTGCTTCACTAATTGAAGCTGCAGATGCCGCTGTTAAATCAGCAAAAGTTGAGCTGGTTGAATTACGTCTGGCAATGGCTCTTGGTGGCAAAGCTTTTTTTAGTGTTACCGGTGATGTTGCGGCGGTCACAAGCGCAGTTGATGCCGGGGCAAAAGTTGTTTCTGAAAAAGGATTGCTCGTTAACAAAGTTATCATTGCAAACCCGCGTCAGGAACTGCTTTCGGAGATGATCTGA
- a CDS encoding dCMP deaminase, producing MSSNGRPSWDEYFLKLAMLASERATCPRMHCGCVLVKDRFVLATGYNGSLPGQPHCDEVGCLIVDNHCVRTNHAEINALVQATTHGINIKGATAYITNMSCTTCAKALIAAGIKRVVVFSDYHDTLATKFFNDAEVEIARVNMPGKVINYDLENYSSAKKTEKSN from the coding sequence ATGAGTTCAAACGGAAGACCTTCATGGGACGAGTATTTTCTTAAACTTGCAATGCTTGCCTCTGAAAGAGCAACATGCCCGAGAATGCACTGTGGGTGTGTTCTTGTAAAAGACAGGTTTGTGCTCGCAACAGGATATAATGGTTCATTACCAGGTCAACCTCATTGTGATGAAGTTGGCTGTTTGATTGTTGACAATCATTGTGTGAGAACTAACCATGCTGAAATAAACGCTCTTGTTCAGGCAACAACTCATGGAATTAATATTAAAGGCGCAACAGCATATATAACAAATATGTCCTGCACGACCTGTGCAAAAGCATTAATTGCAGCCGGAATTAAAAGGGTTGTTGTCTTTTCTGATTATCATGATACGCTTGCAACAAAATTTTTCAATGATGCAGAAGTTGAAATAGCAAGAGTTAATATGCCAGGCAAAGTTATAAATTATGATCTGGAGAATTATTCCTCCGCGAAGAAAACGGAAAAATCAAATTAG
- a CDS encoding DMT family transporter, producing MKAFQYLQILLAVIFWGTSFVATKTLLYELKPVTIIILRLILASLLLSAIAIFTKRSFAVNLKNHLWILFLALVAVFHLWIQVTGLQYTTASNTGWIIGTAPIFMAILGLIFYKERISIFQITGILIAIAGLLLLIGKGNIFNIGLIQNKGDLLVLGSAFTWGVYSMINKKISLTYSPLMTILYLFIMMVLIIIPFNLNSTVIDSVINLSSTGWISILFLGIFCSGIAYVIWAQALRDMESAKVGAFLYFEPLVTVIAASFFLHEEIFLMMILGGVLITTGVFIVNKE from the coding sequence ATTAAAGCCTTTCAATATCTGCAAATTCTGCTGGCAGTAATTTTCTGGGGAACTTCCTTCGTTGCAACAAAAACATTGCTTTATGAATTAAAGCCAGTCACGATAATAATTCTTCGGTTGATTTTAGCAAGCCTTCTTCTCTCGGCAATAGCGATTTTTACTAAACGATCTTTTGCTGTCAATCTTAAAAACCATCTCTGGATTCTTTTTCTTGCGCTTGTAGCAGTCTTTCATCTTTGGATACAGGTCACAGGACTTCAGTACACAACCGCATCTAACACAGGTTGGATAATTGGGACAGCTCCGATCTTTATGGCAATTCTTGGATTAATATTTTACAAAGAGAGAATATCAATTTTCCAAATCACCGGAATTTTAATTGCCATTGCCGGTCTATTACTTCTGATTGGCAAAGGAAATATTTTTAATATCGGGCTGATACAAAATAAGGGAGATTTACTTGTTCTGGGAAGTGCATTTACCTGGGGTGTTTATTCTATGATTAATAAAAAAATATCACTCACTTACTCACCGCTTATGACAATTCTGTATTTATTTATTATGATGGTACTGATAATTATTCCATTCAATCTTAATTCTACGGTCATTGACTCAGTAATTAATCTCTCATCGACCGGGTGGATTTCGATTTTATTTCTGGGAATATTTTGTTCAGGGATTGCTTATGTAATCTGGGCGCAAGCATTACGAGATATGGAGTCAGCAAAGGTTGGCGCATTCCTTTACTTTGAGCCCCTTGTTACAGTTATCGCTGCTTCATTTTTTCTTCACGAGGAAATTTTTCTAATGATGATATTGGGCGGAGTACTTATCACGACCGGTGTTTTTATAGTAAACAAAGAATAA
- a CDS encoding DUF493 domain-containing protein: MQMIFDSENNKPQIIYPCKWSYKIIGTNIQQMITAVEEIVKDLEYDLTPSNISRRGKYFSLNVNVIVPSEIVRNLIFQNLSKHSAINFVI; encoded by the coding sequence GTGCAAATGATATTTGATAGCGAAAATAACAAACCACAAATTATCTACCCGTGCAAATGGTCTTATAAAATTATCGGGACAAACATCCAGCAGATGATAACTGCTGTTGAAGAGATCGTTAAGGATCTTGAATATGATCTTACCCCATCTAATATCAGCCGCAGGGGGAAATATTTTAGTCTCAATGTTAACGTCATTGTTCCATCGGAAATAGTACGCAATCTGATATTTCAAAATTTATCAAAGCACTCAGCAATCAATTTTGTGATTTGA
- a CDS encoding TolC family protein — protein MEKYFLLLITLLVFLSDIGYSQPQILTLDDAIQLALKNNREIKISSLNVEKSTAAVREAFGYALPSFDIAADFSHYLKKPKMPFPDFKALLTNATYSILFDENVIPRDESKFLPVENTLQSFALDNSYSASVTLTQVLFSSAVFEGIGATQTYYDLSRAELDNTVSKTVLSVQNAFYGVLLAKAVLNITEGSFTNAQENFDNVKALYNQGMVSEFDMLQAEVRVENIRPVLLKMENVLITSKDGLKMVIGVNQSAEIDVSGTIELDSIDISHEEELIQEALHSNFDIKSLELKRQVDEAFVQLDVSEYWPTLAAFGNYTYAGSSDSWAFQNYNYSLVGLRLSFNLWQGNRTKNAVEQSTITVKQTEEQLKQLKDFTILGVNSKIQEIKRVKSLIEVQERAVKLAQRAYDISKVRYNEGAGSQLELQNADQDLRQAKLNRVQAVHSYLITKYELDQLLGRTNPLYLSYFNDDQK, from the coding sequence ATGGAAAAATATTTTTTGCTTTTAATAACGCTGCTTGTGTTTTTGTCTGATATTGGATATTCACAGCCGCAGATTCTCACGCTTGATGATGCAATTCAACTGGCTCTTAAAAACAACAGAGAAATAAAAATTTCATCTCTAAATGTGGAAAAGTCAACCGCTGCTGTTAGAGAAGCATTTGGGTATGCACTACCAAGCTTTGATATTGCAGCGGATTTTTCTCATTACTTGAAAAAACCAAAAATGCCATTCCCGGATTTTAAGGCACTACTTACCAACGCGACCTACAGCATTCTCTTCGATGAAAATGTGATACCCAGGGATGAAAGTAAATTTCTTCCTGTTGAAAACACACTTCAGTCGTTTGCGCTGGACAATTCTTATTCAGCTTCGGTTACATTGACGCAGGTTTTATTTAGCTCCGCAGTGTTTGAAGGAATCGGGGCAACGCAAACTTATTATGACCTTTCCAGAGCAGAGTTAGATAACACAGTCTCTAAAACAGTTTTATCAGTGCAGAATGCATTTTATGGTGTTCTTCTGGCAAAAGCAGTTCTTAACATTACAGAAGGCAGCTTTACTAACGCTCAGGAAAATTTTGATAATGTTAAAGCTCTCTATAACCAGGGAATGGTTTCAGAATTTGATATGCTTCAGGCTGAAGTGCGGGTTGAAAATATCAGACCAGTTTTACTTAAAATGGAAAATGTTTTAATAACATCAAAAGATGGTTTGAAGATGGTTATTGGTGTTAACCAATCCGCCGAGATAGATGTATCGGGAACGATAGAGCTTGACTCAATAGATATTAGCCACGAGGAAGAACTAATTCAGGAAGCACTACATTCTAACTTTGATATAAAAAGTCTGGAATTAAAAAGACAGGTTGATGAAGCATTTGTTCAGTTAGATGTTTCCGAATATTGGCCAACACTGGCAGCTTTTGGTAATTACACTTACGCCGGATCCTCAGATTCATGGGCATTCCAAAACTATAATTACTCACTTGTCGGATTAAGATTATCATTTAATCTCTGGCAGGGAAACCGCACTAAAAATGCGGTTGAACAGTCAACAATTACAGTAAAGCAAACAGAAGAACAACTAAAACAGTTAAAGGATTTTACAATACTCGGAGTAAATTCTAAAATTCAGGAGATCAAAAGAGTAAAATCTTTAATTGAAGTGCAGGAACGTGCAGTTAAACTTGCACAGCGAGCGTACGATATTTCAAAGGTAAGATACAACGAAGGAGCAGGCAGCCAGCTTGAATTACAAAACGCCGACCAGGACCTCAGACAGGCAAAGTTAAACAGAGTGCAGGCGGTTCATTCATATCTGATTACAAAATATGAACTTGATCAGCTTCTTGGCAGAACAAATCCGCTATATCTTTCTTATTTCAATGATGATCAAAAGTAA